The DNA region CCGCGCGATCATCCATCAACCGAAAGTGTTGTTCGCGGACGAACCGACGGCAAGTTTAGATTCAAAACGATCGAGAGACGTAATGACGCTCATTCGAGATTTAACGAAAAATCTCCAGATTACAACGCTCATCGTAACCCATGACGAGGAAATGCTTTCCTACGCTGATTACATCATCAAAATGAGCGATGGACAAATTGTCGATATGAGTGAATCCCGATTAATGGGCGACCTTGCCCGCGTTTGATTCATCCCAATCGCCCACTCGTCGGCTAGCCGGGTGAATCCACTTTTCTTCCATAATTTCGCTAGTGACAGTGTCAGCGTTGATGTGATAAATTAAATCATGCAGTCACGACAGATAACATGAAATAGCGCGTAGTCGCGGCTTATCATTTGTCTGATGATAAGTTGAGGAAAGTCCAGGCTCGCCTAGCGCTGAGATGCCTAGCGTGTTCGCGCCATCCGCAAGGGTGGGCAGTCGATCGGTTCGGCTGACGGCGGTGAAATCAGGCTAAGTCCCCTTTTTTCAAAAAGAGGATATGCTGAGAGTAACCTGAAAGTGCCACAGAGACGATACGCGATTCGAAAGAGTCGCGCTGGAACGGGTAAACCCCGCGAGCGAGCAACCCAAACGATGGTAGGGGCGCCACCTAGAGGGAATTCAACCAAAAAGGTGGATCAGCAAACAAAACAACAGCTGATAGTTAAATGACTACACCTGTTTGCGCCAGCTTAGCGAGCGACATGAGCGCGCAGGAACAAAACCTGGCTTACAGCTATTTCATTGCGCTAAATATCATAAGCATACGACGAACCTTCTACGACAACGTAGAAGGTTTTTTGCTGTCCATAAAATGGCGCTTGCATACTTTTATCTGTTTCGAATATAATAGGAACAAACGCTCTGTTTGGAGGCGAAAGGGCATGATTCGCGAACTACGACGGTACCTTTCAACGGGTCAACTTTGCGAGATCATTTATTTGGATCAAACGGATCGGATCAGTCAGCGGCAAGTGAAGCTCATGTCAATCAAAGGGGATCAGGTTACCGCTTATTGTTATACGCGTCGGGCGATTCGCTCTTTTTACATCGCAAATGTATTGGCTGTAGGACCTGTCACGTTCAAAAAAGAAGCGTAATGAATGAGTTTTGGGGTACGCTATAGCAAAAAGGGGAGCGTACATAAGAAACGATGGCGGATAA from Ammoniphilus oxalaticus includes:
- a CDS encoding WYL domain-containing protein, whose protein sequence is MIRELRRYLSTGQLCEIIYLDQTDRISQRQVKLMSIKGDQVTAYCYTRRAIRSFYIANVLAVGPVTFKKEA